Sequence from the Methanococcoides methylutens genome:
GGGTTGACGAGCCGGGGACTGAAGAGCAGGTACAGGATAAGATCAGGGATGCCGGGGTGAACGAGCAGGTCTTCACATGGGCTGACAAATCAGAGACTCTCATAAAGCAGGCAATGCAAAGCATGGGTGCTATAGATGTTATGTCCAAGTTCGTGAGCTTGATCGTTGGTGCAGCACTGATACTTATTATAATCTATATCAACATACTTAACAGGAAAAAAGAGATCGGCATTTTAAAAGCAGTAGGTATTACACCAAGATCAATTGTATTATCCTACGCGTTCCTTAGTATGTTCTATGTTTCCTTAGGGATACTCGCTGGGTTGGTCTTATACTTCTCACTTATGCTTTACTTCCAGGCAAATCCGGTAATATTCTATGAGACCATGGAAATAAGGCCCGTGATAGATCCGATGTTGTTGATCCAGAGCATAATTACAATGCTTACACTATCAGTAATAGCCGGCACACTTCCTGCATGGAGTGTATCAAAAGAGAGCATACTCAAAGCCATATGGGGAAGATAATATGATAGTTGTGAAAGACCTGAAAAGATATTATGGGTCAGGGGAGACTGCTGTCAAGGCTCTCAATGGTGTTTCGTTCGAAATAAAGAAAGGTGAATTCGTAGCGATAATGGGTGCATCAGGTAGTGGAAAGACGACTCTCTTGAGGATCCTGGCATTACTGGATGATGCAACCGCTGGAGAATATACTATTCGGGGATTAAAGGTTTCCAACCTGCCTGAAGCCGAAAGAAGCTATTACAGGTTGACACAGGTCGGTTATGTATTCCAGGACTATGCACTCATCAATGAGATGACATCTGCAGAAAACGTTTATGTGCTTTCCATGATGGAAGGAAAATCAAAAAAGGAATCTTATAATACTGCCCTTGAAGCATTAGAAAAGGTTGGCCTGAAAGGAAAGCACAATCGTATCCCTGACGAATTATCCGGCGGAGAGAAACAAAGAGTAGCAATCGCAAGAGCCATAGCGAAAAAGCCTGACATTATGTTTGCTGATGAGCCTTGTGCAAATCTTGATACCAGAAATTCAAAACAAGTGCTGGATGTGTTCAAAGACTTGAATGACAATTATGGGCAAACAATTGTAATGGTAACGCATGAGCCCTGGCATATTGAGTATGTTGATAGGGTGATCACTCTCGAAGATGGTGTTTTAGTTAGCGATGAGCAAGTAAACGAAAAAGAGGCAAATGAAGTATAATTCCTATAAAACCTCTTTTAATTTATCCAAATTTATGCAAACGAATGCAAATTCATACAATTTATACAAATATATTCAAATATATACAAATATATTCAAATATATTCAAATATATACAAATATATTCAAATATATTCAAATATATTCAAATTCAAATTTTGGTCAATATCATTATTTCTAGTAACTGTATGAAATATGAATCACTACACGGAAAGGCTTATATAGCATCATTACTTGGTAAGAGTGCTTTTAGAGGCAAAAACTAATTTAATAAATTATAGGTCTAGATGGTATTTCCTTAACTGTATTTACTATTTTTTCGTATGTTTACTAGAGTCTGTTTATTATCTTTTTAAGCACTTTAAAGGAAGTGAAATATTTGTTCAACAACATGGAATCAACTGCTCCAGTAGAAGCTGGCGAAACATACGACGTAACAATTGAAGATACCGCAAGAGAAGGCGATGGAATCGCTAGAGTAAGCGGCTTTGTAATCTTTGTCCCAAGCACAAAAGTTGGCGATGAAGTAACAATCAAGGTTACCAAAGTAATGAGAAAATTCGCATTCGGCGAACTCGTTTAATTACTCTAATTAATTAAACATGTTTGGAAGATCAAGTTTTTGATCTTCCATTCTTATTTTTCTTACATTTTTCTTATTTTTATCTGGACATTTTGTCCTGTTAAACATTTACTTATCAGAATCAACAAGCAAAAGTGATAGATCATTTACTCATGAGGGAAATATAAGTGTACATATGGTAACTTTTAATGATCGGACCTGTAGGATCTGCTTTGTGATTCCTGTTTGATATTATTAAAAGTGTTCAATAATATTATCATTAAATTCATAGGCCTTTACTGTGCGCAATTAACTGTGAGGGTTTACCTATAAATCAGCATGATCTTTTCTTATCAGATAAGATGAGTCGGATCAATTTCCAACGAGTTTTAACTTTAACCCGAGGTATAACGTGTCATTTGATAATTTAAATTTAATATTCCCGCTTCAGCGGGCATTGTCCGAAGAAGGATATACTACACCTACTCCAATACAGAAACTATCCATACCCCATCTGTTGAATGGCAGGGATATGATAGGTATTGCTCAGACAGGTACAGGCAAGACGGCTGCATTCATATTACCAATTCTTCACAATATGTCTGCATCCTACAAGGCACCACGTCCGAGATTCCCTCGAGTGCTTGTGCTTGCACCTACCAGGGAGCTTGCAGCACAGATAGGGGATAGCTTTGCCACTTATGGTAAATTTACCCGCTTCAAACATACTGTGATATTCGGAGGTGTTGGTCAGACACCACAGGTAAGAGCTCTCTCAAAGGGTGTGGATTCCCTTGTGGCAACTCCTGGCAGACTCCTGGACCTGATACAGCAGGGTCATGTCAACCTTGCAAATGTGGAATATTTTGTACTTGATGAAGCGGACCGGATGCTTGACATGGGCTTTCTCAATGATGTATACAAAGTTGTTGGAATGTTGCCACAAAAGCGTCAGTCGCTTTTCTTTTCAGCTACCATGTCCCCGGAGATATCCACGCTTGCCAGAAAACTACTAACGAATCCTGCACATGTAGAGGTCACCCCTCAGGCAACAACTGTTGAACGCATAGATCAGTTCATCTTTTTCGTGGATTCTGAGGACAAGAACGAATTACTGCTACAATTACTAAGAGGCAAGCATCTGGAGTGTGTTCTCATATTCACACGTACAAAGCATCGTGCTAACAAGGTCACTGAGATGCTCAACAAGAACAATGTCCCTGCAGGTGCTATTCACGGCAACAAGTCCCAGACTCACCGTACAAAAACACTTCAGAGCTTCAAGTCCGGACAACTGCGTGTACTGGTTGCAACAGACATAGCTGCCCGTGGGATCGATATCGAGGACATATCACATGTAATAAACTATGACCTGCCGAATATCCCTGAGAGCTACGTGCACCGCATAGGACGTACAGCAAGAGCAGGAGCTGACGGAACAGCATACTCTTTCTGTGCAGCGGATGAGCGTGACTTCCTTCGGGATATCGAAAAACTCACCAACATGGAGATCGAGGTTGCTGAACACAATTATCATTCCGAAAAGGCAAAGAATGCCACCGGTGATGCAGCAAAGCCAGCTCCAAAACAACAGAGAGGGCGAAAGGGAAGCACCGCAACTAAAGGCAGAGGCAGGGGCAAAAAGGGAGAAGACAAAGCTAAAGCTAAAAAGGGAGATAGCAAGCCTAAAAAAGCAGAAGGTAAAAATGGACGATCAGAAAATACCAATAGGGGCCAGGGTAGGAATCAGACAAAGAAAAAGTCTGGTCAAAACCCAAATAGGAACTCTGGTCGAAACTCCGGTAAGTCCAGAAACCCGCAGTAACTGAGCATTTTCTTTGATCAGGTCCATGAATCAATTCATGGACCGATACTACTATTATCTACTACCGACTTTACACCCGCTTATACCAAAGGCTTCGTCTTACCTAATAAATGAAAGTGATCTTAATGAAGCGTATCATTCAGTTCGCCATAATTCTTTCCATATGCTTTATGGGTGATGTCATCCATAATATCCTTAATCTTCCTATCCCTGGAAGTGTGCTGGGAATGCTGGTATTACTGGCCCTTTTACTATCTGGTGTCCTTAAGCTATCCATGATAGAAGATGTAAGCAACTTCCTGCTGAAGCATCTTTCATTTTTTTTCATACCAGCGGCTGTGGGGTTGATAACGTGTTTCTCCATACTTGAAGGAAAATGGATTGCCCTTTTGTTCATATCCGTGGTCTCGACCATTATCATTGTAGTAGTGACCGGCATAACGGTACAGATACTAATGAAAAGGAGGCGATCATTTGAGTGAAACAATTTCTTCTCTGGTTGGATCTCCGATCTTTGGTATCGGTATATCCCTCTTTACATTCTGTGCAGGCAGCCTGCTCTACAAAAAGACAGGTTCCTCTCTGCTAAACCCACTTGTGATGAGCATGCTGTTGATAATGGCCTTTCTACTAAGCTTCCATATCACCTTTGATGATTATAACAGGGGAGGGCAGTTCATATCTTTCTTCCTTGGCCCTGCTACGGTCATCCTGGCCGTACCTCTATATAAGAAAATCAGTATTTTTAAGGAGAATATTATTCCAATACTTGCAGGGATCAGTATAGGATCGACAGCAGGTATTGTGAGCATTATCGTCATGTGCAAGATGTTCGGACTTGATCATCTACTAAGCATCTCCATGATTCCTAAATCTGTCACAACTCCAATTGGGATAGAGATATCGAACCAGCTTGGAGGTTTACCATCCATAACTGTTGCAGGTATTATTTTCACAGGAATAGCAGGCATTCTGCTGGGTCCCATGATCTGCAAGTTATTCAGAATAGAAGACAAGGTAGCGATCGGAATTGCCATAGGAACTTCTTCCCATGCCCTCGGTACGACCAAGGCCGTTGAGATGGGGGAGGCCGAAGGTGCCATGAGTGGGCTTGCTATCGGGATTGCCGGATTGGTGACGGTGTTCCTTGCTCCGATACTGGCTAAGATCCTTCTGTAAGGCAGATTAATAAATTTCAAGTAAAATAATTGATGTTGCTTTCTTGGTTTAATCTAGCTTATATGAACATAGTATGAACTCTGACTTCAGCATTGAATCGATAATAATAGTCCCAGTTCTCTACGACATCATGTGATTCATCTTAGATATGATCATGGTAGCCATATACAACTTTGTAGCTGGTATTGCAGGTTATTTTAGATCGAGGCAGAAAAAGAGAGCGATCAATGATCACTATTGCTAACAAAATGCAAATTCTGTTTAGTAAAGCAATTGCATTCGATTTAATATTGATCAACTGGGTTTAATTTCTAAATTTGTTGGTATACTAAACCCGAAGGTACTTCCTTTTCCAACTTCACTATCTACCCAAACATCACCGCCATGCATCTCTACAAAATATTTTGTAAGAACGAGGCCAAGGCCTGTGCCACTGTATTCCTTTGAGAGTGATGAATCCACCTGGATAAATGGATCGAAAAGTTTCTTTTGATCATTTTGTGAGATCCCTAATCCGTTGTCTTCTACAAAAATAGAGATTTGCTCATCAGATCTGTCTAATCCGATCGTCACAGATCCTCCCTTATTTGTGAACTTAATAGCGTTACTCACGAGGTTATAGATGATCTGCTTGAATTTCAATACATCTGCAACTATTATGGAATCTTCTATATTGCTGCTGCACTTAAGATCGATCTCTTTCTTTTTTGCAAGAGGCATCATAGTTGTTTTTATTCCATTGATGGTATCAAGGACAACAAACTCTTCAGGAAATAGCTCCATCTTGCCAGCTTCGATCTTTGATAGGTCCAGCATATCATTGATCAGTTCCAAAAGATGCTTACCACTTTTATTAACATTATATATGTAATGTTTCTGAGTTTCATTTAAGGAACCAAAGCTCTCCCTACAAAGTATATCTGAGAATCCGATGATCGAATTGAGGGGGGTTCTCAGTTCATGGCTCATATTTGTGAGAAATTCTGATTTAGCCTGGTTAGCAGCTTCCGCAGCAAGTTTGGAATTGAGCATTGCTTCTTCTGCTTTCTTGTGTTTACTAATGTCTCGTGAGATGCCAAGAATTGCCTTTTTCTCCATATAATCAATAAGTCGAATATTGATCTCAACCGGAAAAGTAGAACCATCCTTTCGAATGTGAACTGTTTCGAAGATTGTATTGTCATGCTGAAGCAATTGATCGATCCGATCCTCAATCTCTGCTAGATCATCAATAGAATCGATGTCCTGTGGTTTCATCTGAATAAGTTCACTTCGGGTGTAGCCCAGTTGATCGCAAGCCACCTGATTAACTTCCAATAATTGACCATTAAGGCCAGTTAAGTAAATTGCATCATTGGCATTTTCAAACAATGTTTTAAATTTATATTCACTTTCTCGCAAATCCTTTTCTGCTTTCTTGCGTTCGGTTATATTTCTGACAACAGCTAGAATAGCAGGACTTCCTTTGTATTCAATTGGGCGAATACTGAATTCGATTGGTATCAATGAACCGTCTTTGCATTGTCCCATAGTTTCAATAATTCCACCCCCTTGATTCATTTTTTCAAACATTTGTCCAATGAATTTTTCTCCAAGTTCTGGGGGTATTATATCCATTCCCGTCATTTGCAACAATTCATCCTTTTGATATCCCAGATCATCACAAGTTATCTGGTTTACTTCCAAAAAACGTCCTTTAAGGTCGTAGATAAGAATTCCATCGTTTACGGAATTGAATATGGTTTCAAATAATTTCTCCATTTATCCCACCAGCTCATAAAAATAAAATAAATTTCTAGCAAAGTATCTCTGGCAGTAAATATATAGATTTCCTAACTTGGACTCTATGGAAATCCTCTTTCCTAATCCCCAATCTTAAACTATTTCACTCTTTTATAAAATACAAGTGCTGTTTATCTGAGCAATAAATCTCTTTTTTCTGAAGCAAATGATAACAATAGTTAGCAGCAACTCCCAAGTGCTTCTTTAGCAATCATGTGGTATAGAAAAATAATTAACAAAAAAAGAAGGATGCCACACCATCCTCCTTTCATCAACCGCTTTTTCAGGATTCCCTGTGGTGTTCGGTTGCTGCCAGCAGGTCAACGCCGGCATCAGTAAGCCTGTATATGTCTTCTTTTATCGTAACGATATTGGCATTTTTCAGGAAATCCATGTGATACTTGAAGGCATTGTCGTCAACGCCGACTTCGGCCTTGAGCTCTTCTTCCGGTTTCCCGAAAACTCCTATGGCACCGACCATTTTCCTTCTTATGGGGTGGGATGCAGCTTTGTCAAGCATTTCGTGCTCTTTCTTTACTCTTTCTCCTTCTGAAGGTTTCTGCATTATAAGATCATCAAGTTCGTCGTAATCGTCTTCCATTTACTTTTCACCTCTTCAGTTCTTTAGTTGAGCGAAGATATTCATAACGATTAATCATTTATAACACTATCGTTTTCGTTCTGTTTACATCTATTGCTTATGAATTGCTTTTTTAGTTACTTATTTGGTTTGCTGACGAAAAGCCTGAATATGTCTGTAATGGTCATATGCTTATCCTCTATGACCGTTGCTCCGCCTTTTTCTATATTGGTCCTTGTGTCCCGGTTCACATTAAAGCCGAAAAAGCCGTTGGTTATCGGGTTCATAAGGTCCTGCATAAAAGCTATCAGGCGGTTCCTGGTACGAACATGCTCCATGTTTATGATCTTTCCATCAGGTTTGCAAACTCTCACGAATTCTTCTACACCTTTTACTGGGTCAGGGATCGAGCAAAGGACAAAGGTCGTCACAACAGAATCGAACACGTTGTCCTTGAAAGCAAGATGCTGTGCATCCATTAATATCATGTCCACATCGACTCCTGTTGTTCTCTTTTTTGATTTTGCTGCCATTCCCGGGGAGAGGTCGATGGCTACTATTTGCACATCTTTGTCTTTTGGGTAGTGAGTGAAGTTCTTGCCGGTTCCAAACCCGACCTCAAGGCACCTTCCTTCAACCTTTGAAAATACTTCTGGTCTCCACCTTTTA
This genomic interval carries:
- a CDS encoding ABC transporter ATP-binding protein; translated protein: MIVVKDLKRYYGSGETAVKALNGVSFEIKKGEFVAIMGASGSGKTTLLRILALLDDATAGEYTIRGLKVSNLPEAERSYYRLTQVGYVFQDYALINEMTSAENVYVLSMMEGKSKKESYNTALEALEKVGLKGKHNRIPDELSGGEKQRVAIARAIAKKPDIMFADEPCANLDTRNSKQVLDVFKDLNDNYGQTIVMVTHEPWHIEYVDRVITLEDGVLVSDEQVNEKEANEV
- a CDS encoding TRAM domain-containing protein; protein product: MESTAPVEAGETYDVTIEDTAREGDGIARVSGFVIFVPSTKVGDEVTIKVTKVMRKFAFGELV
- a CDS encoding DEAD/DEAH box helicase, translated to MSFDNLNLIFPLQRALSEEGYTTPTPIQKLSIPHLLNGRDMIGIAQTGTGKTAAFILPILHNMSASYKAPRPRFPRVLVLAPTRELAAQIGDSFATYGKFTRFKHTVIFGGVGQTPQVRALSKGVDSLVATPGRLLDLIQQGHVNLANVEYFVLDEADRMLDMGFLNDVYKVVGMLPQKRQSLFFSATMSPEISTLARKLLTNPAHVEVTPQATTVERIDQFIFFVDSEDKNELLLQLLRGKHLECVLIFTRTKHRANKVTEMLNKNNVPAGAIHGNKSQTHRTKTLQSFKSGQLRVLVATDIAARGIDIEDISHVINYDLPNIPESYVHRIGRTARAGADGTAYSFCAADERDFLRDIEKLTNMEIEVAEHNYHSEKAKNATGDAAKPAPKQQRGRKGSTATKGRGRGKKGEDKAKAKKGDSKPKKAEGKNGRSENTNRGQGRNQTKKKSGQNPNRNSGRNSGKSRNPQ
- a CDS encoding CidA/LrgA family protein, giving the protein MKRIIQFAIILSICFMGDVIHNILNLPIPGSVLGMLVLLALLLSGVLKLSMIEDVSNFLLKHLSFFFIPAAVGLITCFSILEGKWIALLFISVVSTIIIVVVTGITVQILMKRRRSFE
- a CDS encoding LrgB family protein, producing MSETISSLVGSPIFGIGISLFTFCAGSLLYKKTGSSLLNPLVMSMLLIMAFLLSFHITFDDYNRGGQFISFFLGPATVILAVPLYKKISIFKENIIPILAGISIGSTAGIVSIIVMCKMFGLDHLLSISMIPKSVTTPIGIEISNQLGGLPSITVAGIIFTGIAGILLGPMICKLFRIEDKVAIGIAIGTSSHALGTTKAVEMGEAEGAMSGLAIGIAGLVTVFLAPILAKILL
- a CDS encoding PAS domain S-box protein, which translates into the protein MEKLFETIFNSVNDGILIYDLKGRFLEVNQITCDDLGYQKDELLQMTGMDIIPPELGEKFIGQMFEKMNQGGGIIETMGQCKDGSLIPIEFSIRPIEYKGSPAILAVVRNITERKKAEKDLRESEYKFKTLFENANDAIYLTGLNGQLLEVNQVACDQLGYTRSELIQMKPQDIDSIDDLAEIEDRIDQLLQHDNTIFETVHIRKDGSTFPVEINIRLIDYMEKKAILGISRDISKHKKAEEAMLNSKLAAEAANQAKSEFLTNMSHELRTPLNSIIGFSDILCRESFGSLNETQKHYIYNVNKSGKHLLELINDMLDLSKIEAGKMELFPEEFVVLDTINGIKTTMMPLAKKKEIDLKCSSNIEDSIIVADVLKFKQIIYNLVSNAIKFTNKGGSVTIGLDRSDEQISIFVEDNGLGISQNDQKKLFDPFIQVDSSLSKEYSGTGLGLVLTKYFVEMHGGDVWVDSEVGKGSTFGFSIPTNLEIKPS
- a CDS encoding helix-turn-helix domain-containing protein, whose amino-acid sequence is MEDDYDELDDLIMQKPSEGERVKKEHEMLDKAASHPIRRKMVGAIGVFGKPEEELKAEVGVDDNAFKYHMDFLKNANIVTIKEDIYRLTDAGVDLLAATEHHRES
- a CDS encoding class I SAM-dependent methyltransferase — its product is MTETKEVLHRYNRYSHVYDIFETIMEEIAFKRWRPEVFSKVEGRCLEVGFGTGKNFTHYPKDKDVQIVAIDLSPGMAAKSKKRTTGVDVDMILMDAQHLAFKDNVFDSVVTTFVLCSIPDPVKGVEEFVRVCKPDGKIINMEHVRTRNRLIAFMQDLMNPITNGFFGFNVNRDTRTNIEKGGATVIEDKHMTITDIFRLFVSKPNK